A genomic stretch from Longimicrobium sp. includes:
- a CDS encoding (2Fe-2S)-binding protein, giving the protein MRFTLNGAETEVDAHPMKRLLDVLREECGLTGTKEGCGEGECGACTVLVDGLPVVACLVPFAQAADAEVTTIEGLGGTHPYQRAFAEFSGAQCGICTPGMILAAIALGPDPSLDDIRTGLAGNLCRCTGYEAIYRAIQNA; this is encoded by the coding sequence ATGCGCTTCACGCTGAACGGCGCCGAGACGGAGGTCGACGCGCATCCCATGAAGCGCCTGCTGGACGTGCTGCGCGAGGAGTGCGGGCTGACGGGCACCAAGGAGGGGTGCGGCGAGGGCGAGTGCGGCGCCTGCACGGTGCTGGTGGACGGGCTCCCCGTCGTCGCCTGCCTCGTCCCCTTCGCCCAGGCGGCGGACGCGGAGGTGACGACCATCGAGGGGCTGGGCGGCACGCACCCCTACCAGCGCGCCTTCGCCGAGTTCAGCGGTGCGCAGTGCGGCATCTGCACGCCGGGGATGATCCTGGCCGCCATCGCCCTGGGCCCGGACCCGTCGCTGGACGACATCCGCACCGGCCTGGCGGGAAATCTCTGCCGATGCACCGGCTACGAAGCCATCTACCGGGCCATCCAGAACGCATGA
- a CDS encoding LemA family protein, giving the protein MRVMKTAMVLGLALSLGGCGYNRIQELDESTERAKADIGVALQNRNQLIPNLVATVKGAAEFERGTFSDVAAARAGQQRVAATEQQLSQSRQQLSQAVQGGNVKQIEAADAAVTRSIGTYLNIAVEAYPQLRATQNFQALQDQLAESENQIAVARRDYNQSVQTYNTYIRKFPTVITARMSGAQRKEPYTAPANADQTPTVDFGAGK; this is encoded by the coding sequence ATGAGGGTGATGAAGACGGCGATGGTGCTGGGCCTTGCCCTGTCGCTGGGCGGCTGCGGGTACAACCGCATCCAGGAGCTGGACGAATCCACCGAGCGCGCCAAGGCCGACATCGGCGTGGCGCTGCAGAACCGCAACCAGCTGATCCCCAACCTGGTGGCCACCGTAAAGGGCGCCGCCGAGTTCGAGCGGGGCACCTTCAGCGACGTGGCCGCGGCGCGCGCGGGGCAGCAGCGCGTGGCCGCCACCGAGCAGCAGCTGTCGCAGTCGCGCCAGCAGCTTTCCCAGGCCGTGCAGGGGGGCAACGTGAAGCAGATCGAGGCGGCCGACGCGGCGGTCACCCGCAGCATCGGCACGTACCTGAACATCGCGGTCGAGGCGTACCCGCAGCTGCGCGCCACGCAGAACTTCCAGGCGCTGCAGGACCAGCTGGCCGAGAGCGAGAACCAGATCGCCGTCGCCCGGCGCGACTACAACCAGTCGGTGCAGACGTACAACACGTACATCCGCAAGTTTCCCACGGTGATCACCGCGCGGATGAGCGGCGCGCAGCGCAAGGAGCCCTACACGGCCCCCGCCAACGCCGACCAGACGCCCACGGTGGATTTCGGCGCCGGCAAGTAG
- a CDS encoding L,D-transpeptidase gives MSFSILSRVAVPLATVLLAGCSVFGVPRAERPAPEDPRVAAPPPDQPPVRRDLKYVVVDVDVNELRFMDGERVLWKAPVGTGTGFRLTTGSREYQFDTPSGTMYVQFKEQNPTWFIPDWWFVENKRPVPPLDSPERRQEGGLGAAAVYLGNELAIHGTDKPELLGRRVSHGCIRLSNANALRLYHNVQVGTPVVIVGTAPVLGEQPDSVAAFTRAARRTRPAANPLARVSTANLLTRLDRELAASSDTASSWAFTAHTLLGRGLAEDAVALRGLLSRAGAPRNEARREEYATFLADAFSRGSLRVTVSLNRIGAEERDRAAEAIVEATMEMWHGSLDEVTTPWPTKRVPRERLGPEGQAGWLAIQGAEQAYRARYRTRTARGS, from the coding sequence ATGAGCTTTTCCATCCTGTCGCGCGTGGCGGTTCCGCTCGCGACGGTGCTGCTGGCCGGCTGCTCGGTGTTCGGCGTGCCGCGGGCGGAGCGCCCGGCGCCCGAAGACCCGCGCGTCGCCGCGCCCCCGCCCGACCAGCCGCCGGTTCGGCGCGACCTGAAGTACGTCGTCGTCGACGTGGACGTCAACGAGCTGCGCTTCATGGACGGCGAGCGGGTGCTGTGGAAGGCGCCCGTGGGCACGGGCACGGGGTTCCGGCTGACGACGGGGAGCCGCGAGTACCAGTTCGACACCCCCAGCGGCACCATGTACGTGCAGTTCAAGGAGCAGAACCCCACCTGGTTCATCCCGGACTGGTGGTTCGTCGAGAACAAGCGCCCGGTGCCGCCCCTGGATTCGCCCGAGCGGCGGCAGGAGGGCGGGCTGGGCGCCGCGGCGGTGTACCTGGGCAACGAGCTGGCCATCCACGGCACCGACAAGCCCGAGCTGTTGGGCCGCCGGGTGTCGCACGGCTGCATCCGCCTGAGCAACGCCAACGCGTTGCGCCTGTACCACAACGTGCAGGTGGGCACGCCGGTGGTGATCGTGGGGACGGCGCCGGTGCTGGGCGAGCAGCCCGACAGCGTGGCGGCGTTCACCCGCGCCGCGCGCCGCACCCGTCCCGCCGCCAACCCGCTGGCCCGGGTGTCGACCGCCAACCTGCTGACGCGGCTGGACCGCGAGCTGGCGGCATCGTCGGACACGGCCTCTTCCTGGGCGTTCACGGCGCACACGCTGCTGGGCCGCGGCCTGGCGGAGGACGCCGTGGCGCTGCGCGGGCTGCTGTCGCGCGCCGGGGCCCCGCGAAACGAGGCGCGGCGCGAGGAGTACGCCACGTTTCTGGCGGACGCGTTCTCGCGCGGGTCGCTGCGGGTGACGGTAAGCCTCAACCGCATCGGCGCCGAGGAGCGCGACCGCGCGGCGGAGGCCATCGTGGAGGCGACGATGGAGATGTGGCACGGCTCGCTGGACGAGGTGACCACGCCGTGGCCCACGAAGCGGGTGCCGCGCGAGCGGCTGGGGCCCGAGGGGCAGGCCGGGTGGCTGGCCATCCAGGGGGCCGAGCAGGCGTACCGCGCCCGCTATCGCACGCGCACGGCGCGGGGGAGCTGA
- a CDS encoding xanthine dehydrogenase family protein molybdopterin-binding subunit, with amino-acid sequence MAKTLGTAKYIDDLSFPGMLYGRTIRATIPKGRVRAIHLDFDPAGFTIVDYRDIPGPQCNFVALIEADQPFLVSDEINHVAEPILLLAHEDRDKLLAAEVRIEYVEAEPVLDPEQSPTVFKHLRIRKGDTEAAMATADVIVEGTYRTGHQEHVYIETNGVIAVPENNGITVYGSMQCPYYVHKALKALLVLPDERVRVVQTETGGGFGGKEEYPNILAGHASLLARKAGRPVKMVYDRVEDMIATTKRHPSIIRHRTGVMKDGRLVAMEIDVLMDGGAYVTLSPVVLSRGCIHAAGPYRCDHTTIVGRAVMTNTPPNGAFRGFGAPQTQFATEVHMDRIAETLGMDPAALRELNALRPGDTSATGQVMGEDCSAVEALRAGVERSDYHRKRAEYAGSNRGIGLSLFFHGSGFTGSGEIYLASKATLEATETGARIRVASVEMGQGTRTMHAQIVADALGIPYENVEIVQPDTHQVPDSGPTVASRTCMVVGKILQRCAEEMRERLGELTPGEYLREHGPLSITRQFEKPEEISWDDTEYTGDAYAAYGWGCDVAEVELDPVTYEVKPLHLTIVHEIGKAIHPSMVVGQIEGGSAQGVGWALNENVVMKNGGMANPTLTNYTIPTTLDAPRMDVIVLENPSGYGPFGAKGVGEMPIDGPAPAVVNAIRHLGLDVRSIPAIPETIMEVACASR; translated from the coding sequence CGACCTGAGCTTTCCGGGAATGCTGTACGGCCGGACCATCCGGGCCACCATCCCCAAGGGACGGGTGCGCGCCATCCACCTGGACTTCGACCCGGCCGGGTTCACCATCGTCGACTATCGCGACATCCCCGGCCCGCAGTGCAACTTCGTCGCGCTGATCGAGGCCGACCAGCCGTTCCTGGTGTCGGACGAAATCAACCACGTGGCGGAGCCCATCCTGCTGCTGGCGCACGAGGACCGCGACAAGCTTCTCGCGGCCGAAGTGCGCATCGAGTACGTCGAGGCCGAGCCCGTGCTGGACCCCGAGCAGTCGCCCACCGTCTTCAAGCACCTGCGCATCCGCAAGGGCGACACCGAGGCTGCGATGGCGACGGCGGACGTGATCGTCGAAGGCACCTACCGCACCGGCCACCAGGAGCACGTCTACATCGAGACCAACGGCGTGATCGCCGTCCCCGAGAACAACGGGATCACGGTCTACGGCTCCATGCAGTGCCCGTACTACGTGCACAAGGCGCTCAAGGCCCTGCTGGTGCTCCCCGACGAGCGCGTGCGCGTGGTGCAGACCGAGACGGGTGGGGGGTTCGGCGGCAAGGAAGAGTACCCCAACATCCTGGCGGGGCACGCCTCGCTGCTGGCCCGGAAGGCCGGCCGGCCGGTGAAGATGGTGTACGACCGCGTGGAAGACATGATCGCCACCACCAAGCGGCACCCATCCATCATCCGCCATCGCACGGGGGTGATGAAGGACGGTCGGCTGGTGGCCATGGAGATCGACGTGCTGATGGACGGCGGCGCGTACGTCACCCTGAGCCCCGTCGTCCTGTCGCGCGGATGCATCCACGCCGCCGGGCCGTACCGCTGCGACCACACGACCATCGTGGGGCGCGCGGTGATGACCAACACGCCGCCGAACGGCGCCTTCCGCGGCTTCGGCGCGCCGCAGACGCAGTTCGCCACCGAAGTGCACATGGACCGCATCGCCGAGACGCTGGGGATGGACCCGGCGGCGCTCCGCGAGCTGAATGCGCTGCGCCCCGGCGACACCAGCGCCACGGGCCAGGTGATGGGCGAGGACTGCAGCGCCGTGGAGGCCCTGCGCGCCGGGGTGGAACGGTCCGACTACCACCGCAAGCGCGCCGAGTACGCCGGGTCGAACCGCGGCATCGGGCTGTCGCTGTTCTTCCACGGCTCGGGCTTCACCGGCAGCGGCGAAATCTACCTGGCGTCGAAAGCCACGCTCGAGGCGACGGAGACGGGCGCCCGCATCCGCGTCGCCAGCGTGGAGATGGGCCAGGGCACGCGGACGATGCACGCGCAGATCGTTGCCGACGCGCTGGGGATTCCGTACGAGAACGTAGAGATCGTGCAGCCCGACACTCACCAGGTGCCCGACAGCGGGCCCACGGTGGCGTCGCGCACCTGCATGGTCGTCGGCAAGATCCTGCAGCGCTGCGCCGAGGAGATGCGCGAGCGGCTGGGCGAGTTGACGCCGGGCGAGTACCTGCGTGAGCACGGGCCGCTATCCATCACCCGCCAGTTCGAGAAGCCCGAGGAAATTTCCTGGGACGACACCGAGTACACGGGCGACGCCTATGCCGCGTACGGCTGGGGATGCGACGTGGCCGAGGTGGAGCTGGACCCCGTCACCTACGAGGTAAAGCCGCTGCACCTGACCATCGTGCACGAGATCGGCAAGGCCATCCACCCGTCCATGGTGGTCGGGCAGATCGAGGGCGGGTCTGCGCAGGGCGTGGGCTGGGCGCTCAACGAGAACGTGGTGATGAAGAACGGCGGCATGGCCAATCCCACACTGACCAATTACACCATCCCCACCACCCTCGACGCGCCGCGGATGGACGTGATCGTCCTGGAAAATCCGAGTGGATACGGCCCGTTCGGCGCCAAGGGCGTGGGCGAGATGCCCATCGACGGGCCCGCGCCGGCGGTCGTCAACGCCATCCGCCACCTGGGACTGGACGTGCGCTCCATCCCCGCGATCCCCGAAACCATCATGGAGGTGGCATGCGCTTCACGCTGA
- a CDS encoding TPM domain-containing protein, whose product MGRLRNALERRPRLRVRQRQRAQAPRRIVTLLLAWALALVCGPAAAQLQLPRPVGYVNDFANAIPAQDEERIAAVIDEVRARSGGEIVVVTLPSLQGRTAAEVGLQIGREWRIGAKGEPGDRARNTGAVVLVSIQDRKWRVETGLGTNTFITAAEAGRIGRDLMVPQLQAGNVGEGILLAVRGVAQEYAEAFNFQLTGGAPPAPQPQERQTGRRQGGGGGGFFIVMIIIVFFILASRGGGGGGRRRRGGFGMPVIIPFPMGGGGWGGGGGFGGGGGGGFGGFGGGGGFGGGGAGGDW is encoded by the coding sequence ATGGGACGGCTCAGGAACGCGCTGGAACGTAGGCCCCGCCTGCGTGTCCGGCAACGCCAGCGTGCGCAAGCGCCGCGCCGGATCGTTACGCTGCTGCTCGCATGGGCGCTGGCCCTGGTGTGCGGGCCCGCCGCCGCGCAGCTGCAGCTGCCCCGTCCGGTGGGCTACGTCAACGACTTCGCCAACGCCATCCCGGCGCAGGACGAGGAGCGCATCGCCGCCGTCATCGACGAGGTGCGCGCCCGCTCCGGCGGGGAGATCGTGGTCGTCACCCTCCCCTCGCTGCAGGGCCGCACGGCCGCCGAGGTGGGGCTGCAGATCGGCCGCGAGTGGCGCATCGGCGCCAAGGGCGAGCCCGGCGACCGCGCCCGAAACACCGGGGCCGTGGTGCTCGTATCCATCCAGGACCGCAAGTGGCGGGTGGAGACGGGGCTGGGCACCAACACCTTCATCACCGCGGCCGAGGCGGGACGCATCGGGCGCGACCTGATGGTGCCCCAGCTGCAGGCCGGCAACGTGGGCGAGGGGATCCTCCTCGCCGTGCGCGGGGTGGCGCAGGAGTACGCCGAGGCGTTCAATTTCCAGCTGACGGGCGGCGCTCCGCCCGCGCCGCAGCCCCAGGAGCGCCAGACCGGGCGGCGGCAGGGCGGGGGAGGGGGCGGCTTCTTCATCGTCATGATCATCATCGTCTTCTTCATCCTCGCCAGCCGCGGGGGCGGAGGGGGCGGCCGGCGGCGCAGGGGCGGCTTCGGGATGCCGGTCATCATCCCCTTTCCCATGGGCGGCGGCGGATGGGGCGGCGGTGGCGGCTTCGGTGGGGGTGGTGGCGGAGGATTCGGTGGATTCGGCGGTGGGGGTGGATTCGGGGGCGGCGGCGCGGGAGGAGACTGGTGA
- a CDS encoding nucleotidyltransferase domain-containing protein, producing MTRNVGEMPPELRRAQELAWQLEAIFEADLVSAVLYGSAARGEYRPGVSDLNVLVLLRDVSPATLRRASQAARAWVAERNPPPLVMSVDEWRRSADVWAIELADIQDANIRLSGADPFEGITIRPEDLRLQCERELKGKQIQLRERYLLLAADPNELADVVMRSFSTFLVLFRTVLRLSGEPGVRDAETVVQRVADQVGFSPGPLLEIHRARTSGGKLRAEADSPLVVGYLDAVSRVVNHVDRLVHGDGARA from the coding sequence GTGACGAGGAACGTGGGAGAGATGCCGCCGGAGCTGCGGCGCGCTCAGGAGCTGGCGTGGCAGCTGGAGGCGATTTTCGAGGCCGACCTGGTGTCGGCGGTGCTGTACGGCTCGGCGGCGCGGGGCGAGTACCGCCCCGGCGTGTCGGATCTGAACGTGCTGGTGCTGCTGCGCGACGTGTCGCCGGCCACGCTGCGGCGCGCGTCGCAGGCGGCGCGGGCGTGGGTGGCGGAGCGCAACCCGCCGCCGCTGGTGATGTCGGTGGACGAGTGGCGCCGGTCGGCCGACGTGTGGGCCATCGAGCTGGCCGACATCCAGGACGCCAACATCCGGCTCTCGGGCGCGGACCCCTTCGAAGGCATCACCATCCGCCCCGAAGACCTGCGCCTGCAGTGCGAGCGCGAGCTGAAGGGCAAGCAGATCCAGCTCCGGGAACGCTACCTGCTCCTGGCGGCCGACCCGAACGAGCTGGCCGATGTGGTGATGCGGTCGTTCAGCACCTTTCTGGTGCTCTTCCGCACGGTGCTGCGGCTGAGCGGCGAGCCCGGCGTGCGCGACGCGGAAACGGTGGTGCAGCGGGTGGCGGACCAGGTGGGCTTCAGCCCGGGGCCGCTGCTGGAGATCCACCGGGCCCGGACGAGCGGCGGAAAGCTGCGCGCCGAGGCCGACTCACCGCTGGTGGTGGGATACCTGGACGCCGTGTCGCGCGTGGTGAACCACGTGGACCGGCTGGTGCACGGCGATGGCGCCCGTGCCTGA
- a CDS encoding FAD binding domain-containing protein → MKTATTTLDLRPARTLDEALRILAEDGPRVPLAGCTDVFVNLHFGTTSDRRFINIWGLDELRGISADGGVLRLGALTTYTEMIRSDVVREWLPAMVAASREVGGVQIQNRGTIAGNIANGSPAADSLPVLAVADAVVVLRSAAGERRVPVNELYTGYRATVVRPDELIVAVEVPRVEGTQWFRKVGTRAAQAISKVVMGAVRGPEPRIAFGSVAATVVRVPATERCLAAGGSIDEAQQVLEGEITPIDDVRSTAAYRLRVASNLLRQWWGETQ, encoded by the coding sequence ATGAAGACGGCGACCACCACGCTGGACCTGCGTCCAGCCCGCACGCTCGACGAGGCGCTCCGCATCCTTGCCGAGGACGGGCCGCGGGTGCCCCTCGCGGGGTGCACCGACGTGTTCGTTAACCTGCACTTCGGCACCACGAGCGATCGCCGGTTCATCAACATCTGGGGGCTGGACGAGCTGCGCGGAATCAGTGCGGACGGTGGCGTGCTGCGGCTGGGCGCGCTGACCACGTACACGGAGATGATCCGCTCCGACGTGGTCCGCGAGTGGCTTCCCGCGATGGTGGCGGCGTCGCGCGAGGTAGGCGGCGTGCAGATCCAGAACCGGGGCACGATCGCGGGGAACATCGCCAACGGCTCCCCGGCCGCCGACAGCCTTCCCGTCCTCGCCGTGGCGGATGCCGTCGTCGTCCTGCGCAGCGCGGCAGGCGAGCGTCGCGTCCCCGTCAACGAGCTCTACACGGGCTATCGCGCGACCGTCGTCCGCCCCGACGAGCTGATCGTGGCGGTCGAAGTGCCGCGGGTGGAGGGGACGCAGTGGTTCCGGAAGGTGGGGACGCGGGCGGCCCAGGCCATCAGCAAGGTGGTGATGGGGGCCGTGCGCGGGCCGGAGCCACGCATCGCCTTCGGCAGCGTGGCGGCGACGGTGGTGAGGGTGCCGGCGACGGAGCGGTGCCTGGCGGCGGGCGGGTCCATCGACGAGGCGCAGCAGGTGCTGGAGGGCGAGATCACGCCCATCGACGACGTCCGCTCCACCGCCGCGTACCGGCTTCGCGTCGCGAGCAATTTGCTGCGCCAGTGGTGGGGCGAGACGCAGTGA